A genome region from Hippopotamus amphibius kiboko isolate mHipAmp2 chromosome 1, mHipAmp2.hap2, whole genome shotgun sequence includes the following:
- the FCRL3 gene encoding Fc receptor-like protein 3: MLLWLLLLILAPGRDQSGVTPKAFLLLNPPWSTNYEDDSVTLTCRDSLSPAQGDVTWYHDEHLLNKKSEKIQIDKPGYYQCKTQRSSPSDPVRVDFLPDNLILQAPHLVFEGDTVVLRCQGKEKASETIFYKNDKRITGSYKSNLTLYSVSKDEGKYHCTASRKTGWGITKTETSKHLVIPVQELFSLPVLTASPSQPIEGSPVILKCETRLPPQRSYIELQFCFFRDDKALGSGWSRSPELKLPAVWSEDSGSYWCQAETVTYHVRKRSLRSQIHVQRVPVSDVNLEIQPPEGQLIEGGNLLLICSVAKGTGPVTFSWYKEGTVRSLGTKTQRSLSAELQILRVKERDAGRYYCAADNIHGPILSRLIRVTVRIPASRPVLTLRAPRTQAVVGDVVKLYCETQRGSPPILYRFYHENVNLGSSSVPSRRAFFKLSLTAEHSGNYSCDADNGLGVQRSDRVTLHVTIPVSQPVFTINPAGAQAMLGDVLELRCEAQSGSPPIRYWFYYKNVTLGNSSAPFGGGASFNLTLLAEHSGNFSCGADNGLGVQRSEMVILNLAGPSSNKITLITEVVIGGLLSLLGFAGTAGLVGYFRSQRNSGELPTTQTPSYSPREFNKPSMISNTDPEEPTYSEPPDEMELQPVYSNVDPGDSNLVYSQILSIPHTKENSANSPRSHWEDKEPIVIYSELKKAHPDDSTGLAIDQDTDFEDAAENYENVPCTSSALDH; this comes from the exons CTCCTGGAAGAGATCAATCAg GAGTAACGCCAAAAGCTTTTCTTCTCCTCAATCCTCCATGGTCCACAAACTACGAAGACGACAGTGTGACTCTCACATGCAGGGATTCCCTTTCTCCAGCCCAAGGAGATGTAACTTGGTATCATGATGAGCATTTGTTgaacaaaaaatctgaaaagatccAGATAGACAAGCCTGGATATTACCAATGCAAGACTCAAAGATCTTCTCCCAGTGACCCCGTTCGTGTGGATTTTTTACCTG ACAACCTGATCCTCCAGGCTCCACACCTTGTCTTTGAAGGAGATACTGTAGTTCTGAGATGccaggggaaagaaaaagcaagtgaaACAATTTTctacaaaaatgacaaaagaattaCTGGGAGTTATAAATCAAACCTCACACTATATTCAGTCTCCAAGGACGAAGGCAAATATCATTGTACCGCTTCTAGAAAAACTGGTTGGGGAATTACAAAGACAGAAACTTCAAAACATCTAGTGATTCCAGTTCAAG AGCTGTTTTCCCTTCCTGTGCTGAcagccagcccctcccagcccatAGAGGGGAGCCCGGTGATCCTGAAATGTGAGACGCGGCTCCCTCCACAGAGGTCATACATTGAGCTTCAATTCTGCTTCTTCAGAGATGACAAGGCCTTGGGGTCAGGCTGGAGCAGATCCCCAGAGCTCAAGTTACCCGCTGTGTGGAGTGAAGACTCAGGGTCTTACTGGTGCCAGGCAGAAACAGTGACTTACCATGTCAGAAAAAGAAGCTTGAGATCCCAGATACATGTGCAGA GAGTGCCTGTGTCTGATGTAAATCTAGAGATCCAGCCCCCTGAAGGGCAGCTGATTGAAGGAGGAAATCTGCTCCTTATCTGCTCAGTAGCCAAGGGTACTGGGCCTGTCACATTCTCCTGGTACAAAGAGGGCACAGTAAGAAGCCTGGGAACGAAGACCCAGCGTTCCTTGTCGGCAGAGCTGCAGATACTCCGTGTGAAGGAGCGCGATGCTGGGAGATACTACTGTGCAGCCGACAACATTCATGGCCCCATCCTCAGCAGACTGATTAGAGTCACAGTGAGAA TTCCAGCGTCTCGCCCTGTCCTCACCCTCAGGgctcccaggacccaggctgTGGTGGGGGACGTGGTGAAGCTTTACTGTGAGACCCAGAGAGGCTCTCCCCCGATCCTGTACCGATTTTATCATGAGAATGTCAACCTGGGGAGCAGCTCTGTTCCCTCCAGAAGAGCATTCTTCAAACTCTCTCTGACTGCAGAACATTCTGGAAACTACTCCTGCGACGCTGACAATGGCCTGGGTGTCCAGCGTAGTGACAGAGTGACTCTCCATGTCACAA TTCCAGTGTCTCAGCCTGTCTTCACCATCAACCCTGCTGGGGCCCAGGCTATGCTGGGAGATGTGTTAGAGCTTCGCTGTGAGGCCCAAAGCGGCTCTCCCCCGATCCGGTACTGGTTTTATTACAAGAACGTCACCCTGGGAAACAGCTCGGCCCCCTTTGGAGGAGGAGCATCCTTCAACCTCACTCTGCTGGCAGAGCATTCTGGGAACTTCTCTTGTGGGGCTGACAATGGCCTGGGGGTCCAACGCAGTGAGATGGTGATACTCAACCTTGCAG GGCCTTCCAGTAACAAAATAACCCTTATCACTGAGGTGGTCATCGGAGGTCTGCTAAGCCTCCTTGGCTTTGCTGGTACTGCTGGTCTGGTGGGTTACTTCAGGAGCCAAAGGAATTCAG gagAACTTCCCACCACTCAGACACCTAG TTATAGTCCCAGGGAGTTTAACAAGCCTTCCATGATCTCCAACACAGACCCCGAAGAGCCCACTTACTCTGAGCCACCAGATGAAATGGAACTGCAGCCAGTGTACAGCAATG TGGATCCTGGAGATAGCAACCTGGTTTATTCCCAGATCCTGAGCATcccacatacaaaagaaaattcag CAAATTCACCAAGGAGTCATTGGGAGGATAAG GAGCCCATAGTCATCTATTCAGAGTTGAAGAAAGCACATCCAGATGACTCCACAGGGCTGGCCATCGATCAAGACACTGACTTTGAAGATgctgcagaaaactatgagaatGTCCCATGCACATCGTCAGCCTTAGACCACTAG